The sequence tgtaatcccagcactttgggaggccgagacgggtggatcacaaggtcaggagatcgagaccatcctggctaacccggtgaaaccccgtctctactaaaaaatacaaaaaactagctgggcgaggtggcgggcgcctgtagtcccagctactcgggaggctgaggcaggagaatggcgtgaacccgggaggcggagcttgcagtgagctgagatccggccactgcactccagcctgggtgacagagcgagacctcgtctcaaaaaaaaaagaaaaaaaaaaaaaaaaatcaggtttttcACTAACAAGCTACGTAGCCTTAGACAAATTACTCTATTTCTCAGAACGTCTGTTTTCGTATGGgcataaaatacttattttgctATAATGCTGTGTCAGTGAAATGAGCACTTGCTGCAGTGTGACTCAGAGGGTACccaaaaatgttcaacattattagttACTATTTCCAATGGCAGGCAAATTATAATCATGGGTATGCCACACATAAGTACATGTAAGTACATATACTGGAGAGAATTTAAAAGGAGTTTTAAGCATTTCACAATACCTCTCAAaaacaagtatataaaaaaattaacgcAAAGCAAAAAAATATTCAGAACTGACAAATGGTCTTGAAAGACTAGAAACATACACTGCAGTTTTAGATTTCATTATACTATCATTTAAGTGAGGGGTTATAAATGTGatggaaagtaaaataaacacaacatagaggaggaaaaacaaagatcATTATAGGGAATTTTCAGAGACAATAAAATGAGCCAGGTATAGAATATAAGTTCTTTAAATTTGGGTCTAGACTACTGGTAATTTATCCCCAAAGCAAACCACCTTTGGTCTGTTTCTACCTGGGCTCTTGAATTCTACTTTCCCATACATGACTGAATTTCCAAATAGCAACCACTGATCCATTACAAATGTAAATTACATCACTAAACTTGCAtattccccactccccacaaagGCTTCCCACTGTACTCGAAATCAAGCGCTAGCTTTAAGTGCACCAGTCCCAACTGGCAACAACCAAAACGTCCATCgacatggctagtggctaccatattagatCACTACGTGGCTGACTCTCACATAGGTCTCAGCAATAATCTTCTGAGGCTTCTCCTCAGAGGCCTTCTAAACCCAATCTAAAGTAGCGCTCTCCCCCAGCacattgttctttattttttttggagcACATATCACATTATCTCGAactattttatttgttctattaTTTGTATTCTATTATAATGCAAGCACCAGGAAAACTGGTGTCTTTTGTTCAATACTGTTATCACCAGTGGCTAAAacggtgcctggcacaaagtagacaTTCAATAATTATATAGTGAATACATAAACACGCAACTTTCCAAATCTTTAATTACATGTTGTATAGCAGTAAACCTTGGGTGGACAAAATACTATAATCTCAAAATGACTTACCACTGGCATGGAGAAAGTTAACTTACCAGGCTACTTCCTCCAAAAGGCTTTCATTGACAACCCCAGCCTGAGCTGTCTCTCATATAATTGTTTAGCATCCAGTACTTCCTCTCATGGTAACTCTTATTATATTGTAACTAAGTTACTTGGTTGTATCTCCCACTGAACTGTCTCTTGACTGAAATAAATATGTCAACTGTTTGAGTACTTTTTTCACACATAAGTCACTACTTCATTTTCCTAAACCAAAGCATGGAAGAGCTGGGAAGTAATTAAGGCCCAGTAATCTAGAGGTCATACTATGCAAGGGATATGGTGTGTCTATTAGCAACAGGTTCCATTGGCTTATAAGGCACTGCCTGAAGCTTCCAGGGAAATATATAGGGGAAACAGTCCAGAGGATTCAGGATGGTCTGGTATGACTCTGGACTAGCTCTATCTGGACGGCCTAGTCCCTACACTGACCCCAGAATGACACCATAATGCAGCCCTCTCTGACATATTTGTAACTCTGCTTGCCACATAATCAGTATCCTCATCTCCTAGCGCATGGTAATAACATTATCTTTAATATAAAGATGTACCTATTTGCAGTCACTACCtctatcaccaccaccagcagAGCCCGAGCTAAGGAAACCACGGTTCTCAATACCCAGCACACCCACTTCCAATTATTTGTTAAAACATGGTGGATTACTATGAAGTTCTAGGAGTGCAAAGATATGCTTCACCTGAGGACATTAAAAAAGCTTATCATAAAGTGGCACTTAAATGGCACCCTgataaaaatccagaaaataaagaagaagcagagagaaaattcaaagaaGTAGCTGAGGCATACGAGGTATTATCAAATGATGAAAAACGGGACATTTACGATAAATATGGCAAAGAAGGATTAAATGGAGGTGGAAGTCATTTTGATGATGAATGTCAGTATGGCTTCACATTCCATAAGCCAgatgatgtttttaaagaaatttttcatgaaagggatccattttcttttcacttctttgAAGACTCGCTTGAGGACCTGTTAaatcatccaaaaagctcctatgGAAACAGAAGCAGAGACGCAGGATCCTTTTTCTCTACCTCCAGTGAATATCCaatttttgagaaattttcttCATATGATACAGGATATACATCACAGGGTTCACTGGGGCATGAAGGCCTTACTTCGTTCTCTTCCCTGGCTTTTGATGATAGTGGAATGGACAACTACATATCTATTACAACTTCAGACAAAATTGTTAATGGCAGAAAtattaatacaaagaaaattattgaaagtGATCAAGAAAGAGAAGCTGAAGATAATGGAGAGTTgacattttttcttgtaaatagtGTGGCCGATGAAGAGGGCTTTGCAGAAGAATGCAGCTGGAGAAGACAGTCATTGAACAACTATTCACCAAAGTCTCACAGCTCCAAACATGTATCTCAACGTACTTTTGTGGACAATGATGAGGGAGGTATATCTTGGGTTACCAGCAACCGGGATCCCCCTACTTTCTCAGCAGGAGTCAAAGAGGgtggtaagaagaaaaaaaagaagcgtAAAGAGGTGCGAAAGAAGTCTACCAAAAGGAATTGTTAAATTGACTCTTCAAACATAACATTTGAACACAATTGTGTGTGTTTTGGTTAATCACAAATTTTGTAGATAACACTTGTTTAATACTATACTAAGAGCTTTTCAACACTCTTAACAGGATTGTGGACATTTGGTTAGTAGTTGTTTGGATTGGGTATGtcagaaaaggatgagtttgttgTGACAGTTGGTGCTATTAAGAAtttgcctgggtaatatagtgagatcttgtctctacaaaaaatttacaaattaggccgggcgcggtggctcaagcctgtaatcccagcactttgggaggccgagacgggcggatcacgaggtcaggagatcgagaccatcctggctaacacggtgaaaccccgtctctactaaaaaatacaaaaaactagccgggcgaagtggcgggcgcctgtagtcccagctacttgggaggctgaggcaggagaatggcgtgaacccgggaggcggagcttgcagtgagctgagatccggccactgcactccagcctgggcgacagagcatgactccgtctcaaaaaaataaaaaaataaaaaaataaaaaaaatttacaaattagccaagtgtggtggcacgcaccttgtagtcccagctactcgggaagctggtaggactgcttgagcctgggagacatagGTTGCAGTgtactgagatcacgccactgcactccagcctgggcgacaaagtgagaccctgtcttaaaaaaaaaggaatttggaaAACTGCAAAGAGTTTTTTACTTCAgaatttttctttagtagagtgtatatcctattttatttcttttctctaattaAAACCACTATACACATTTCTGAAACATGCATAACATTAGGAGACAAGAAGGTATTAAGACACACAGGTTCAGACTATATAATTATtcatgaaatgatttttttccaatGGAGGTACAGCATTTGATGCATAACTTAAAGGtactacaaattaaaaattaaagtataaaatattttaagttaaaaataaacttagttgggtgcagtggctcacacctgtaatcccagcatcttgggaggcccaggaaggagggttgcttgaggtcagaatttCACGACAGTCTGGGTAACATAAAGAGACCTGTcctctatgaaaaaaatttttaaaaactttagctgggtgtggtagtgtgtgcctgtagtcctagctactcaggaggctgaggtgggaggattgcttgagcccaggagtttgagattgtaGGGAGCTATGATattgctattgcactccagctgacagagtgtgaccctgtctctaaagaaaaacaataaaaaatttaaaaaatttaaaaatgggtaacaTTGTAAATTTTATGTAGTATATTTTACCACTCTTTTTTTAAGGCCAGTCTTACCCTGAACTCAGAGCAGTCTGTATGGTAGGTCATCACTGAATCACTCCAGATAGGaaactttctatttttgtttagaGTTTGTACACAAAATCTACAAATACGTTACACTGAAATACCACGTATAGCCATTTTAATTTAGTCATGTTGGGAGAAAAACAGATGGGTTACAAATACACCAGATATCGAGCAAATCGTTTGAGTTACGTCTAGCAGCACTAAAACTTATTCACCTTTGgccaaatacaaatacaaaattggaaaaaaatgataatatctgctatttttaaaagacagttatAGTCAAGAGCTTGTGTTTTGTATCGGTATTTGATTTTTAGTGGGCAGATGGGAGAAGGAAAGGTTATTTATTCTACAGAAGAGACTGGGGACAATTcatataaaaagtttattttcagaaaataaaataataaaagcccagggtattttaaatgctttttatataAGATGTGATATTTAGTAAAGTTTATCTGTTATCATGTATGTGGtagtaaagttgaaaaaaattgcaattttccaaaaactaaagcaaaaatcAGTGTCTCAGAAAATTTAAGAATGTAATGACATGCCCTGTAGTCCATTTCTTCACTcttaacagaaaaccaaaaatttaGATTTAATCATCTTATTCAATAGCTTAAAATTCCTCAAAGTTTTCCCACCATCTAAAGGAAAAAGCTAATTGTTTCTTAACATAATATACAAGGCCCTCCATGAGCCAGCCACCAGCTTTTTCCCAACTTGATTTCCTATCAGCTCCTTGTGCCCATCTTACGCTCTAGCTCAACTGTTTCCAAAATCTGTTCCAGGGATACCAGTTCAAGACTCATCACAGAAAAGGGGTCCATGGTCAAATACATTTTTACACATTTTGCAAATTACTGCTGAACACATCTCTTAGAAACCTAGACTAttaagggctgggtgcagtggctcacgcttaaaATCTcaacactctgagaggctgaggtgggaggatcacttgatcctaggAGTTCAAGTttaccctggtcaacatggcgagaccccatctccaaaaaaagattTAAACTATTATGTACATTATGAAATGCAGCATTCCCCAAAAGTATTTGATCACAGAATCATTTTTGTGTAATGCCTACTATTTTGTCTaagaacatatttcaaaaaagcTTTTCctaagccgggtgcggtggctcacgcctgtaatcctagcactttgggaggccgaggctggcggataatccgaggtcaggagatcgagaccaccctggctaacacagtgaaaccccgtctctacttaaaaaaaaaaaaaaaaaaaaaaaaaaacaccaccaaaaaaactagccgggcgaggtggggggcgcctgtagtgccagctacttgggaggctgaggcaggagaatggcgtaaacccgggaggcggaacttgcagtgagctgagatccggccactgcactccagcctgggcgacagagcaagactccatctcaaaaaaaaaaaaaaaaaatccagccatACTACATGATTGCAATGCTTAGTGTTGGCCATTCCTTTTCAGAGTTCTGTGTCTTTACAAGCGTTCCTTCTGGTAgtacggctttttttttttttttttttttgagacggagtctcgctctgtcacccaggctggagtgcagtggccagatctcagctcactgcaagctccgcctcccgggttcccgccattctcctgcctcagcctcccgagtagctgggaccacaggcgccgccacctcgcccggctaattttttgtgtttttagtagagacggggtttcgccgtgttagccaggatggtctcgatctcctgaccttgtgatccgcccgtctcggcctcccaaagtgctgggattacaggcttgagccaccgcgcccggccggtagtACGGCTTTTAGTCATGTTGGTGACAGCCtttcaaataaaagcaaattccaggccgggcgcggtggctcagagaggagggtggatcgcttgaggccaggagttttcgAGATccacttggccaacatggcaaaacctggtctctactacaataacgaaaattagccgggcgtggtggcacgtgcctataatcccagttacctccggaggctgaggtacgagaattgcttgaccccaggaggcaagAGGATGCAAATGAGTagagattgccactgcactccagtctgagcgacagaatgagggcctgtctcaaaaaaagactgAACAATTGCACATCTTTCTTTTCACCTAATCCCACGGAAACTTACGTCTTTCTGTAGCTTTACTATGAGAACTGAAGAACAAGTTCTGTGCACTGGacaataactttttattttttatagtaagAAGTCGATGTAATTAACATTCCATTTTAAATGAATTCAAGTATATCAACATAAACATATGCCAAGACATAGCTTTGATGTCAAATACCACACGTTGTTTATATATTGGCCCAAAAAACTGAAATACAATCCAATGGCAGATCCGCCTGCAAGGAAGGTGATTCAGTTTTCACTGATTAAGCTTTATGTTCATCAGATTAATTGCTCGCAATAGAGGACACCCTACAAAAAATTATTCTCCTTAATCCTTCGTCTTGTCTTTGCAAACAGGACTTTCAGACACAGAATGCCCCAGGAGTATTTCCAAACAGTTACCTTTCCTAAGAAGAGCTGCTTAAATAATTTGTGTTACTAAGACATGCTTCGTGTATATTCTGGAGCAAGCTCTCATGCCTAACAGAAACAAGAGCTACTTGATGTGAGACACTTTGTCACTTATATCACTTATTTGTGATAATTGCCACAACTTCGGAGTCCGAGTAACTTGGAAGACAGCCCCTCTGGGGAATGGCACACTTTTTTCTCTGCAGTCGTTTCGGCTTCACAGAATACCTGAACGGTAGAGAACACACTGGGACCACCCCCTTCCAGGAGCAGCCGGTATAGAAGAAATCCGCGGAGAGCACAGAGGGTTGGGCAGCGGAGGCCCCACCAGGAGAAAGGTCGGCCGAAACAGGGATCGCCTGAGACCAACTTGGGTCCCTCCAGGGGACACCATGGGAGGAGACCGTGGGAGGAGAGTCTAACCTGAGAAACTGCGGATGTTTGCTACAGCGGGAACCAGCTTGGGGGATGAGAGCAGCCAAGGCATGACGGCCTAATTCACGCGTCGGGAAGAGAAAGAGGGTAACCGCCTGCAGCGCCGCGTCGCCAGGAAACCGGGCCAGCCCCCCCCCGCTTCCGGCAGGCGTCGCTCCCGGGCCTTCCTTGCGCGGCGGCGCAGGGTGTGACGTCATGCCCCGAGGTGGGACCGCCTCTCCGGTTCCACACCCTTGTTTAGGTCGGGGTGTTGAGTTCTACTCGGTGCGCGCAGCCACACGATGTGTTCTTGGACGTTGCTCCCTGGAGGGGATGCTATCTACCGCCTCCTTGCAGGCGCCCATTTCTGGGGTTGGCCCATCCAGGGAGCTGGTTCCTAGTTAAGAATATGAGAATGCATGCGCAGGGAGGCAGGCAACAGCACGAACAGCCACGCTTCTAGAAGGTTCTAGGGAGCGCGCAGGAGCAGCGCAGAGAGAGTAGGAATGAGCAGGCGGAGGACCCGGGGTCACGAGACCGTTGGGTGGGAGGAGCCAGCGGCCGGGGAGGTTCTGGTCTGTTCTGCCTCGCGGCAGCCGCCCCCTTCTGCGCGGTCACGCCGAGCCAGCGCCTGGGCCTGGAACAGGGCCGTAGTCCCCCCAGCTTCGCCCACCACCTCTCTACCATGGACCCCCGCAAAGTGAACGAGCTTCGGGCCTTTGTGAAAATGTGTAAGCAGGACCCGAGCGTTCTGCACACCGAGGAAATGCGCTTCCTGAGAGAGTGGGTGGAGAGGTGAGACCCAGGCCTGAGGACCGTTGGGGGCGGGGAGAAGCACGGCCCCAGGGGGAGCCGGGCGGGAGCTGGCTCCGGCCGGCGGGCGAGGCGGGGTCGCAGCCCCTTCTTTGCCCGGGAAAGGGAGGCGACTTCGATGGGTCATGGAGGATCGCGAGCCCTGGGTAGTACAGGAGCTGCGGCGAGCCGGAGGCAGACCCGGTTCCTCGCACCCTGAGGTTGCCAGGGGCGTATCTTGGGCGAAATAAAAAAACGGATACGTCGACACTGGAGACGCGAGGAGTGAGAACTGCAAGACTTAGCTTTTGCGTGGGGtagttttttctttcagtctcGTGTGCCCTGCTCATGTCTCATTGGTATATAGCGGTTCCTTTACGCACTATCCCTTTACATTGTGTTACAATAATATAACACTAGTAAGttaaaagttacaaaattatTTAGTAAGTTAGAATAAAAATGATAACTGTAAAAATGATTGTCTTTACCTTACAGCGTTTCTAGCTGCGTAGGATTAATTATCTTGAGAATCACTTTTTATACCTCCGTTACTTGGCAGTGTTATCACTCCAAACACttctgagaaaaataatgttttaagtcCTGGCGTGTTTCCAGGATGTATTCTTGTCTTTAACTGTAGAGTACTTCGCTACGTGCAAGGAGTTAATTGCCAAGGCATTGTGCCTGGTGCTAGGAAACAGTATAAGTACTATTTAGGGATACAGACGAATAAATACGAAAGTTCGTTTTGATATTTACTATATAATAGTAATTAGCACTTTACGTATTGAAGGAGCCCCGAAGAGAGAAAAAGTGAGAAGGAAGTCTTCCCtaagatgactttttaaaaagttactactAGTGGATAACtgaaaagatgacatacaaattgCACTAAACAGGGATAAATAGCAACTATGCAGACCATTGCGACTCCTAAGAGGTGCTATTGTGAACATTATCTATttagtgatttttctcttttagagacagggtttggctgtATCATCCAGGCCGCATACAGTGGcgggatcactgcagcctctgattCCTGCGCAcagacgatcctcctgcctcagcctcccaggtggctggcaGTGCAGGATcgagccaccatacttggctaatttaatttttttttagaggtgggggtcACGTtaagttgcccaggcttgtcttgaattcctggcctcaaaggactcccctgcctcccaaagtggtggtattacaggcgtcagccacttcacccagcctgATATTTTTATATGGGAAGATGAGCTCATGATTACCAAATAGCTCAAAGAATATTAACAGGCTGGTTCTAAGGAAAAAACTCGTTGCAATCTGTCAACgttgtatatttttttccctcttaagtAGTTTTTCAATCTTTAACTCCCCACCAATTGTCTTAACTACTGAAAGACTTTTACTTATATGTGAAATTCTGAGAccatttaatattattatgttaATAGTAACTATGACTTGGTAAGAAGTCTATTTTGCAAACTCCTCAACCGGGAAATGTCAGGATTAGGAATTGAGGGCTAGATTTTAGTCGTTTTCTCTATTGAACAGCTTGATGATCCAAAAGCCTAAGATATTTGTATGCTTTTATCCTAATTATAGGAAAGAACCTGCAGTTAATAAATTCTTCTAAAATTCCAGGTAAAGTAAACAAGTATCACAGGAAGAAATAGCTAGCTCCAAGAGCTGACTGCACTTTAAGTGGATACAATGTTTTTGTTCCATTCTTACTAATgaggaagaggagacacagaaggaaaaattaaCGCGTAAGAACAGTGTCCTCCTGACTTGTGTTGGAGTGATTGTGCCTATATAGAGAATTCCAGTTGAAGGTctgcaaaatatttatttgtcagGCACTACTatatcctccccaccccccccaaaaaaaaacaacaaatcgTCATGTACTTTATTTTAACATAGATaattccagtttttctttctgattccACTTACATTCTTGTGGCATCCTGAGTCGGCTTAAGTATGGGGTGAAGCATCATGGCATACGTTGGGACTTTATTCTGAACTTAAATTGAGATATTTAATATAgaagctttttctctttatttctgtatttaaactAAGATTTTTATAAACTCTTGAGGCCTTTGAGTTTGTATCCgtttctctctctgctttcatCAATCTGCAGTTCAAGATTATGGCTGATGGGGCTGAATACCAAGACTTCTAGGTCCAGACGTATTCCTAGGCCTGATCCTACTGTTAGGGTTACTCAAGTTGAAAGCATCTCAGTTTCTCACAGGCTTAGCTGTTGAAGAACAGTACATTTGTCTATTTGCTGTAATTGCTAGCATTGTTTATAGCTTAGTTTTATTTGATATAAGGATTTATTAGTttaacaaccttttttttttttttttttttgagatggagtctcgctctgtcgcccaggctggagtgcagtggccccggatctcagctcactgcaagctccgcctccccgggttcacgccattctcctgcctcagcttcccgagtagctgggactacaggcgcccaccacctctcctggctagttttttgtatttttttagtagagacggggtttcaccgtgttagccaggatgatctcgatctcctgacctcgtgatccgcccgtctccgcctcccaaagtctgggattacaggcttgagccaccgcgcccggcctaacaacCTTTTAAATTGCACAAAGAGAAGTACTAAAAGTCTGAAGTAGTTGTCATTGAGGATCCAGGAGACTGTTCTTTTCAAGAACTGTGTTTtaagatgtttttgttttccccattTTAGAGACAGAAGTATTCTCCCACTCTATTTTCTCCCGTTTAACAATTTAGTATCTTGTATGTGCTTTCATGGCTTTACTTGATGGTAATTAAGATCAAAGAGAGTGTCTTTGTATTCTACTCGGTAGCACAGTACATGGCACATGGCTTTTCTAAATACtgtaaaggaaatgaacagaatgCATTTCTATCCTCAATATAGGATTTAGAGTGTAGCAACCAATTTTTTTGTACATGTGTATAAATAACCATAGCACAAAGCAGATTAGAAGGTTATCAAATTAAGAGAATTGTGAATGAAGTTTTGTGTGATACTATGTGAGAAAGGTCTCTACGCTGGTCCTACTTGATTGTGTAACATAAAAGCCTGTAGTGGCAAAGTCCAAGTGGCAGTTCTTGGCCAGAAAGTAGCTTGTTCTGAGGCTTGGAAGCATTAATTGAAATTTCGTACCTCCCAGATGGTGTTTTCTTCCATTAGTTAACTAGAATTTAGGATGTGAGAAACTAAATCTAGCTTATGAgtaaatcctctttttttttttttttttaagtttttatttttttgcaacaATTTCTAGCTCAGAGAAAAATTGCAGGTATGGTACAAAGAAATTTTTTCTGAACTAGTTGAAAGTAAGCTGCCAACATTATGCCCCAACACCATTGAGTGTGTATTTCCTACAAACAAAGTCTTTACAATACAGATATTAAACTTAGGAAACTAATACTGATGCATGCATGCTATCTAATCCTCAGATTTATGTGTTGCATTTAGTTGCCATGTCACCTAGTCTCCATTCTGAtacagttcctcagtctttccttgagTTTCATGATCTTGACAGTTTGAATATTATAGTCAAGTTATTTTGTAGACTTTCTCTAAATTTGGGTTTGTCTGGCCTTCCCTGAGTATTGGATTTAGCTTAATAAATTTCTTGGCAGGAATATCACTTCCCCAAGTTGGTGTACCGTAAGTTATACTGTGTCTGGATGTCACCCTGAATACATTCCTGACACTGCATTTTGAAACTTAGGAAGAACATAGCGTAAGAAACCTTGTGTCTTCGTTAAAATTTAACTACAAAGGACTGGTGATTACCGTGCTCTTTCGCAAAGTAGTATCTCCATAGAAAAGAATTTTGTGGTGTCTGTATGCCT comes from Macaca fascicularis isolate 582-1 chromosome 10, T2T-MFA8v1.1 and encodes:
- the DNAJB7 gene encoding dnaJ homolog subfamily B member 7 codes for the protein MVDYYEVLGVQRYASPEDIKKAYHKVALKWHPDKNPENKEEAERKFKEVAEAYEVLSNDEKRDIYDKYGKEGLNGGGSHFDDECQYGFTFHKPDDVFKEIFHERDPFSFHFFEDSLEDLLNHPKSSYGNRSRDAGSFFSTSSEYPIFEKFSSYDTGYTSQGSLGHEGLTSFSSLAFDDSGMDNYISITTSDKIVNGRNINTKKIIESDQEREAEDNGELTFFLVNSVADEEGFAEECSWRRQSLNNYSPKSHSSKHVSQRTFVDNDEGGISWVTSNRDPPTFSAGVKEGGKKKKKKRKEVRKKSTKRNC